Proteins encoded in a region of the Eschrichtius robustus isolate mEscRob2 chromosome 14, mEscRob2.pri, whole genome shotgun sequence genome:
- the TSSK2 gene encoding testis-specific serine/threonine-protein kinase 2, whose amino-acid sequence MDDAAVLRKKGYIVGINLGKGSYAKVKSAYSERLKFNVAVKIIDRKKTPTDFVERFLPREMDILATVNHRSIIKTYEIFETSDGRIYIIMELGVQGDLLEFIKCRGALHEDVARKMFRQLSSAVKYCHDLDVVHRDLKCENLLLDKDFNIKLSDFGFSKRCLRDSSGRIILSKTFCGSAAYAAPEVLQGIPYQPKVYDIWSLGVILYIMVCGSMPYDDSDIKKMLRIQKEHRVDFPRSKNLTGECKDLIYRILQPDVNRRLHIDEILSHSWLQPPKPKAVSLASFKREGEGKYRAECKLDTQLGSWPEHQPEHQPDHKLGAKNQHRLLVVPENVDRMEDRLAETSRAKDHHVSGAEVGKAST is encoded by the coding sequence ATGGATGATGCCGCAGTCCTAAGGAAGAAGGGTTACATCGTGGGCATCAACCTGGGCAAGGGCTCATATGCAAAAGTCAAATCCGCCTACTCCGAGCGCCTCAAGTTCAACGTGGCCGTCAAGATCATCGACCGCAAGAAGACGCCCACGGACTTTGTGGAGAGATTCCTTCCCCGGGAGATGGACATCCTGGCGACCGTCAACCACCGCTCTATCATCAAGACCTACGAGATCTTTGAGACCTCCGACGGCCGTATCTACATCATCATGGAGCTCGGAGTTCAGGGCGACCTACTCGAGTTCATCAAGTGCCGGGGGGCCCTCCACGAGGACGTGGCACGCAAGATGTTCCGGCAGCTGTCCTCCGCCGTCAAGTACTGCCACGACCTGGACGTCGTCCACCGAGACCTCAAGTGTGAGAACCTTCTCCTCGACAAAGACTTCAACATCAAGCTGTCCGACTTCGGCTTCTCCAAGCGCTGCCTGCGGGACAGCAGTGGGCGCATCATCCTCAGCAAGACCTTCTGTGGGTCGGCGGCGTACGCGGCCCCTGAGGTGTTGCAGGGCATCCCCTACCAGCCCAAGGTGTATGACATCTGGAGTCTGGGTGTGATCCTCTACATCATGGTCTGTGGCTCCATGCCCTATGACGACTCGGACATCAAGAAGATGTTGCGCATCCAGAAGGAGCACCGCGTGGACTTCCCACGCTCCAAGAACCTGACAGGCGAGTGCAAGGACCTTATCTACCGCATCCTGCAGCCGGACGTCAACCGGCGGCTGCACATCGACGAGATCCTCAGCCACTCATGGCTGCAGCCCCCCAAGCCCAAAGCCGTGTCTTTGGCCTCCTTCAAGAGGGAGGGTGAAGGCAAGTACCGGGCTGAGTGCAAACTGGACACCCAGCTGGGCTCGTGGCCCGAGCACCAGCCTGAGCACCAGCCCGACCACAAGCTGGGGGCCAAGAACCAGCACCGGCTGCTGGTGGTGCCCGAGAACGTGGACAGGATGGAGGACCGGCTGGCCGAGACCTCCAGGGCGAAGGACCATCACGTCTCCGGAGCCGAGGTGGGGAAGGCGAGCACCTAG